The DNA region GAGGCCATGTCCCTCTTGACGCCCGTAAAGAGCGCCGCCGGCCTGCATGTCCATCCCTGCTTCTCTGCCCAGCAGCCCTTCATCTTCACCGCCAACGGCCGGCGGCCGGGTGGCCAGTGGTTCGTGGACTTCCGCCACGGCCGGGCCTACTGGGCCTCCAGCACCAACCCGGGCGGCTACGGCCGCTTCTGCCGGACGCTCTAACGCCATGCCCCGGCCAAGCCCCATCCGGCGTAAGACCTCGCTGCTTTTCGTCTCCCCGTGGCTGCTCCTCGCCGCCCTCGCCCTGCTCGCCCTCATCATCGCGGTTTTTGCCATCCACAACCTCCAGCGGGAGCGGCGCCTGGTGGTCTCGAACCTGGTGCACCGGGGCCAGGCCCTGGCCCATTTCGTGGCCGCCGGCGCCCGGGCCGGCATGATGGGGATGCCGGGCGGTGCCGACCGCCTGCAGGATCTCATGGCCGAAGCGGCCACGGCACCGGACATCGAGTACCTGGCAGTGGTGGGGGAGGACGGCAAGGTGGTGGCCGCCAGCGCGGCCGAGCTGCTGGACACCGTTCTGGCCCGGGACTCGGCCAGTCTGGAGGAGGGGCCGGGGGGGGTGCGCTGGCACCTGCTGGACGGCCGCGGCGCCACCGGTCGGGTTCTGGAGGTGGTCTCGCCCTTCGATCCCTTCCGCCGGCCGCCGCCCCGGCAGGGACGGCGCTGGCGCCAACCCCTGGCCGGAGGCCCGGGCCCGCCGCCCGGGCCGCTGGACGGAGCGCCCGGTGCCAGCGGCTGGTGCCGCAACCTGCTGGAGCCGCCCCCCGGAGCCCCGGTCCGCTACCAGCTGCTGGTGGGGCTGGATCCTGCCGAGCTGGACCAGGTGCTGGCCGAGGATCGGCTGCAGATCGCCTTTCTGGGCCTGGCCCTGCTCCTGGTGGGGGCCGGCGGTCTCATCTCCCTGTGGGCAGTGCAGAGCTACCGCGTCAGCCAGGAGGCCCTGGCCTCGGTGCAGGCCTTCACCGCCCTCATCGTCAGCCGGCTGCCGGTGGGCATTGTGGCGGTGGACGGCCAGGGGCGGATCAACACCCTCAACCGGGTGGCAGAAGGGCTCTTCGGTCTGTCCGCCGCCGGGGCCCGGGGCCGGGCGCCGGCGGAGATCCTGCCGGCAGCTATCGCGCCGCTGCTCGCCACGCCCGGCAACGGCGAGGTCCTGGACCAGGAGCTGGTCCTGGCCGCCGCCACCGGCAAGACCCACTTCCTGGCCGCCTCGGCGGTGCCGGTCGTCAGCCCGGAAGGCGCGGCCATGGGCCGGGTCCTCCTGCTCCATGACCTCAGCGAGCTCAAGGAGCTGGAGGCCCGCCTGCGGCGGCACGACCGGCTGGCGGCCCTGGGGCGGATGGCCGCCGGCGTCGCCCACGAGGTCCGCAACCCGTTAAGCTCCATCAAGGGCTTTGCCACCTTCCTGGCCGGCAAGCTGCCCGCCGCCAGCCGCGAACAGGGCATCGCCGAGCTCCTGGCCTCCGAGGTCGAGCGCCTGGACCGCTCCATCGGCGCCCTCCTGGACTACACCCGGCCGCTGCCCCTCCGGCTGGAGGCGGTGGCCATGGCCCCTTTCCTGGACACCGCCCTGGCGCTCATGGCCTCGGATGCCGCCGAGCTGGGGGTGCGGATCGAGACCGCCTATGCCCCGGACCTGCCGGTGGTGCAGGCCGACCAGGACCGCCTGAAGCAGGTCTTCCTGAACCTGTTCCTGAACGCCCTGCAGGCGATGCCGGCCGGCGGCGTGCTGGCGGTGCAGGCCGCGGCCGGGCCACGAGGGGGCGTCGAGATCCGCGTGGCGGACACCGGCCCCGGCATCCCGGCACAGATCCTGGACCGGGTCATGGAGCCCTACGTCACCACCAAGGCCAACGGCACCGGCCTGGGCCTGGCCATCGCCAGCAAGATCGTCGAGGAGCACGGCGGCAGCCTGACCCTGGCCAACCGGCCGGAGGGCGGCGCCGAGGCCCGGCTGACCTTACCGGCTCAGCCTCCTGGTCCGGGGGCGGCCGAGAGCCGGCCGGGATGACGCCGGCCTGCCGGAAGCTCAGACATCGAGAAAGGGGTTCACCACGACCATGGCCCCATCGATGGTCTCCATCTGCCACCAGATCCAAGGCCCGATCTCGACGCCCCTCCTGCTGGTCGAGAAGATAAATGAACGGGCAGGCGGTGCGTGTCAAGACGGTTCAGGACTGCGTCACTTGGAGGTGAGGTTGGTGACCGGCTCCCAGTCGGCAGGGGGCGGGGTGGCCAGATGCTGGCTGGCCCGCTCGGCGTAGAGGCGGTAGAGGAGGCGGTCGTGGCGGCCGGCCAGCGCGGTGAAGCCGGCGGCGGCGGCCGCAAACTCCCGGCGGCCATAGGCAGCCAGAAGCTCGGCATGGACGGCCAGCTCCGCCCGGTCGTCGTCCGACAGCCGGGCCTCCTCCTCCACCAGCTCGAAGATGGTCACCGGCTCGCCCTTGCCCTTGACCCGCACCCGGTCCAGCTGCCGGAAGGCGAAGCCGCGGCCGGTCACCAGATCCCGGGTCGCCGCGCTGGCGATGATGCCGGTGCCATAGAGCTTGTTGACCCCCTCCAGCCGGGAGGCCAGGTTGACGGTGTCGCCCATGGCGGTGTAGTCGAAGCGCTGGTCCGAGCCCATGTTGCCCACCCGGGCCGGGCCGGAGTGGATGCCGACCCCGATGCCGATGGGCTTGAGCCCCCGGGCCTGCCACTCCCGGTTGAGCACCGGCAGGCGCCGGAGCATGGCCAGGGCTGCCTGGCAGGCATGGACCGCGTGCTCGGGGTCATCCTGGGGGGCGTTCCAGAAGGCCATGATGGCGTCGCCGATGAACTTGTCCACTGTGCCCCGCGCATCCAGGATCAGCTGGGTCATGGGGGTCAGGTATTCGTTGATGAACTGGCACAGCTCCTGGGGGGTCATCCCCTCGGAGATGGAGGTGAAGCCCCGGATGTCGGAGAAGAGGATGGTCATGGGCCGCTCCTCACCGGTCAAGGTGAGCCGCTCCGGATGCTGGAGCAGCTCGTGCACCACCGCTGGCGAGACATAATGGCCAAAGGCGCCCCGGATCTTCCGGGATTCCCGCTCCTTGAACACGAAGTTCAGGAAGGTGCCGCTGGTAAAAAGGCTCGCGGTGGTGAGCAGCGGATAGAGCATATCCAGAAGGAAGCCCCGGTGGGCGAAGAGCCAGTAGGAGGCGAAGCCCAGACCGGCGCTGGTGGCCAGGACCAGCACACCGCCGGGGATGGCGCCGATCCGGGGTAGGAGGATGATGAGCAGGAGGCTCACCACCGCCAGATACGCCTGCTCCAGCCCGGGAATCCAGTCCGGCCGCCGGAGATGGGCGCCGGTGAGGATGGTGTTGAGGGCATGGGCGTGGATCTCCACACCGGGAAAGATCTGGGCCGTGGGGGTGGCCCGGATGTCCATGAGCCCCGGGGCTGAGGTGCCCACGAGAACATAGGCCCCGGCGAAGACCTCCGGCGCCACCGTACCATCCAGGACGTCGACCAGCGACAGATACGGGAAGGAGAAGGCGGGACCGCAGTAACGGATGCGCATGGCGCCCTGCTCGTCGGTGGGAACGATGTGCTCGCCGATCTTCAGCTCGTACTTGACGCCGGAGCTGACCAGGCCCTTGCCGGTCTGGGCCAGCCTGAGGACCACCGTCGGCGAGCCGAGGCCGGTGGCCAGGGTCTCCAGCATCAGGCTGGGATAGATCTCCTGGCCGTAGGCCATGAGGAGCGGCACCTTGCGCACCAGGCCGTCGGTGTCCGGGAAGATGTTGAAGAAGCCGCTGGCCACCGCCGCCCCCTCCAACAGCGGCAGATTGGCGTCGGCATACAGGGCCTGGAAGAGCCAGGGGCTGGGGTCGAAACCCCGGACCGCGAAGCGGCCCGGCCGGGCCATGGGCTGGTTGGCGGTGGCCACGGCCTCGTCGAAGCCGAAGACGAAGCCCAGGACCGTGGGGCTGGCCAGAAGGGCGCCGGCCAGGGCCTGGTCGTGGTCGGGCAGGGCCTGAATCTCCGCCAGGGTGTCCGGGGTTGCCACCCCGGCGAGGCTGGCCGCCACCTCACGGGGGGAGGTGCGGTCCGGCTCGGCAAAGACGATGTCGAGGCCGACCGCCTTGGGGCCGCCGCTGGCGATGATGCGCAGGGTCTCGGCGAGAACGGTCCGCGGCCACGGCCACTGGCCCAGACCCGCCAGGCTCTTGGAGTCGATGTCGACGATGATGATGGGGGTGCCGGCGGGCTTGCCGGGCAGCCGGCGGAGCAAGAGATCGAAGCCCCGCTCCCGGAAGTCCTGCAGGAAGATCGGATCCGCCATGTGCAGCCAGAGCATGGCCGCGGCCAGGACGAGCCCCACCGCGCGGGGCAGGAGGCGGGCCCTGCCCAGGAAGGCCAGACGGGAAGCCATGACGGATCAACCCGGTGAGAGGGCCGGCTCAGTCCACCGGCGGCGGCTTGGGCACGGTGGGCGCTGTGGGCAGCGTCTCCTCCACCCGCGGCGGGATGACGGTGTTGAGCCGGTCCAGCTGTTCCGAGGTGGTGGTAGGGCTGAAGGTCGGGGTGCCACCATCGCCGGCCCCGCCGCCGGCATCCGAGCCATTGACGCCGCCCCAGCCGCCGACATTGCCGTCCTGGCCCTGGCCGGTGCCGGCACCGCCGCCCCCGTTGCCAGCGTCGCCACCGCCGGCAGCAGCATCGCCACCGGTACCAGCATCGCCACCGCCGTCGCCAGCGTCACCACCGCCGTCGCCAGCGTCACCCCCTGCGCCGGCATCGCCCCCGCCGGTGCCGCTGTCTCCGGACGGGCCACCGGCCGGCCCGCCGCCCGCCGGGCTCTGGATCTCGGTGGGCGCCAGGAGGCCGCGGATCTGGTCGATGCCGAACTGGACCGGCGGCGACGGCGGCTGCTGGGGGCCGGCCACCTCGACGCCGAAGCCGGCGATGGTCAGCCCCGTGGCACCGGCCTCGTTCTGGGCATAGATGCCCCGCTCCGCCCCTTGCAGGCCACCCAGGAAGAGCAGGGTCAGGGACTGCTGGGCGGGGTTGATGGAGCCCACCAGGTAGCAGCCGCGGATGCCGATGGTGGCGGCCGGCGTCTTCACCTGCACCCGATCCGGGTTGTGGCGGGAAATCTTGCCGGTGACCATACGGAAGGTACCCCGGGCCGCGTTGGCCAACAGCTCGCCGGCCGAGGATTGCGGATCGAAGACGAAGCGGTCGATCTTTACCGCGCTGTCCGGGCCGACGGTGAAGACCGTTTCGTCGAGGAAGAAGATCTGCACCTTGCCGGCCTGGCCGGTCTCGATGGTGTCGTTGGCCTCGATGGGGGCCCGGGGCGCCAGGGCGCGGCGCTGGCCATTCTCGGCCACCGCCGAGGCCTCCCCTTCCATGACCGCCACCCGCCCGACCAGGTCAGCGGCCAGGGCCGAGCCGGCAACGAGGAGACCGAGGACGACGACAAGGGGCAGGAGGTGGCGGGCGGGCGGCATGGTCTCTAGAATCTCCGGGTCAGGAGCAGGGTGGTCTGCCGGCGGGTGTAATCGTAGACATCCAGGGTCGAGGTGTTGCGGGTGTACTGGAAGGCCAGGGAGGCGGCCAGGTCCCACCAGGGCAACGGGGAAGCGAGGCTGGCCAGGGCCCGGTAGCGCTTGTCCGCCTGCAGCTCGGGGAAGCTGGGGTCCTGGGCGTCGTAGCGGACGTCCTGGAAGCCGAGCTGCAGGTAGCCGGTGAGGTCGGCCACCAGATGGGAGTAAAGGCCAATGGCGGCCTCCGGGCCGTCCCAGCTCTTGTGTCCGGCCCGGGCATCCTCCCGGGCCCAGCCCAGCCGCCACTGCACCATGTACCGGTTATCGCCCCAGAAGAGGCGGGGCGTCACCTGGATCGATCCGTAGGTCCCGTCCCGGTCGTCGTCCGCCGAGTAGGCCCTCTTCTGCAGCGCCGCCTCCCCGTTCAGGAACAGGCTGGAGGCCAGGCGCCAGGTGCCAGCCGGGGCGAGCCCATAGAACTGGGCATAGTCGTCGGAGCCGTAGGTGATGGCGTCGACGGTGACCGCCATCTCCAGGCGGCGATCCGGGATGACCTGGGCCGGGCCGGTGGCCAGGGAGAGGATCGCCAGGTCGAAGGCATGCTTGTCGTGGTAGAGGGTGCTGTTGACCCCGCCGTGGCTCTGCCAGACCCAAGAGTCCCCCCCGGCCAGGGCGTAGCGGTGGTCCAGGGCCAGGCCGAGCACAGTGCCCCAGTCGGCCTGGGGGCCCCCTTCTGCGGTCACCGGCACCGGTCCCAGGCTGGTGGTGACCACCCCGGCACCGGGGCCGGCGTTGGCGTTGGTGTCGTAGGTGAGGCCCAGCTGGCCGGAGAATTCCAGCTGATGCCGGCTCTGGCGGGCGGCCAGCTCGTCGAGGTAGCGAGCCACCGCCTGCTGCACCTCCGGCGGCGGCTGGGCGGCCAGGACCTTCTGAAACTCCTCTTCGGCCAGGGCATAGGCCTTGAGCTCGAAATAGGCCTTGGCCAGCTCGTAGCGGCTGCGGGGCTGGTTGGGATCCAGCATCAGGATCCGCTCGAAGGTGGCGGCGGCGTTCTCATAGAGTCCCAGCTCCATGGCCAGGCGGCCCAGTTCGAAGTTGAGGCCCAGGTGGGTGGGCTCCTCCAGCACCGCCTGCCACAACAGATCGTAGGCCGCGGCGCCCTGCCCGGCGGCGGCCAGATCCCTGGCCCTTCCGAGAGCTACGCCTGGCGCCTCGGCCCAGGTCTGGACCGGAGAGAAGCCGCCTGCCAGGGTGGCGGCAAAGACGAGATACAGCAGGCCGTGGCGGGAGAGACGCGACCCCATGCGTGGGCCTCCGGGGGTAAGGGGCTTGGGGCGGGACGAAGCCTTCATCTCTTTTAGTGAATACCGAGGAAAAAAGCAACGCCCGAGGCGGCTCCGCCACAGGCTCGTTGTCATTTGCCGGCCGGCGGCTATACTCTGCCGGAGACCTTTGCCGCAAGGAGCGGGTCGCCGGGCCGTGACCCGGCCGCCCTCCCCCACCTGCCCATGATCCTTGTCGCCACCGCCACCGGGCTGGAGATGGAGCCCCTTTTGTCCCGCCTGGATGCCGTCTCCGGGCTGGAGCCTTTTTGTGTCGGCATGGGGCCGGTGGAGGCGGCGGCCCGCCTGGCCCGGCATCTGGCCAGCCTTCCCGCCCTGCCCGCCGCCCTCCTGCTGGTCGGGGTCGGCGGCGCCTACCCGGACAGCGGCCTGGGGATCGGCGATCTGGCCGTGGCCGCCACCGAGGTCCTGGCCGACACCGGCGTCCGGCTGCGGGACCGGCTGGAGCCCTTCGATGAGAGCCGCCTGCCGCTGTGCACCCGCTTCCGCCTCGACCCGGAGCTTGGCCGCCAGGCCGCGGCAATCCTGGCCCGGGCCGGCCGACCCTGCCCGGCCGCCGCCTTTGCCACGGTGGCCGCGACCAGCGGCACCACCGCCGCCGGGCTTGCCATCCGGGACCAGTTCCGGGTGGCGGTGGAGAACATGGAAGGGGCGGCGGTGGCCCGGGTCTGCCAGCTCTTCGGCGTGCCCCTCGTGGAGCTGCGGGCCATGAGCAACCTGGTGCAGGACCGGGACCAGGCGTCCTGGGACCTGCCTGCTGCCTGTCTGAAGGCCGCGGAGGCCGGCGCCCTGGTAGCGGCGGCCCTGGCCGGCCATGGAGACCTGCCGCTGTGAGCAGCCACCCCGTAAGCCTGGCCTTCTCCCCCTGCCCCAACGACACCTTCATCTTCCACGGCCTGGCCCACGGCCTCCTGCCGCCGGGCAGCCCGGCCTTCACCCCGCCTGTGCTCGCCGATGTGGAGACCCTGAACACCTGGGCACTGGCCGGCCGCTTCGATGTCACCAAGCTCTCCTGCCACGCCCTGGGCCTGGTCCTGGACCAGTATGTTCTGCTGGAGGCGGGTGCCGCCCTGGGCCGGGGCTGCGGCCCCCTGGTGGTGGCCCGGGAAAGGCTTGAGCGGGCCGGGCTGGCCCGGTTGACCGTGGCCATCCCCGGCCGCCTGACCACCGCCGCCCTGCTCTTCGGACTCTGGGCCCCGGAGGCCAAGCGCCTGGTGGCCATGCCCTTCTCGGAGATCATGCCTGCCGTGGCCGCGGGCCGGGTGGACGCCGGGGTGATCATCCACGAGGGACGCTTCACCTTTCCGGATTACGGGCTGCAGGCGGTGGCCGACCTGGGCGCCTGGTGGGAGGAAGAATCCGGCCAGCCCATTCCCCTGGGCGGGATCGCTGCTCGCCGCTCCCTGGGCGCCCCCCTCATTGCGGCCATCGATGCCGCGGTGCGCGCCAGCGTCCGCCTGGCGCAGGACACCCCCGGTGCCACCAGCGCGTACGTCCGGGCCCACGCCCAGGAGCTGGCCGCGCCGGTCATCGCCCAGCATATCGCCCTGTATGTCAACGACTTCTCCCTGAACCTGGGCGCCACTGGCCGGGCCGCGGTGCGGCATTTCCTGGCGCGCGGCCGGGCGGTTGGGCTGTTGCCCGATCAGCCGGGGGCGTCCGGCCAGCCCCTCTTCGTCTCCGAGCTGCGCCCGGACGGGGAGCCCGCCTGCCCGGCCGGGCACAATCCCGGTTGACAATCCCCGGGGCCGTCCTTTATAGTCGGCCAATTCCCCATCAGCCCACTGCGTTTCCGGCTCCTGACCCCGGGCAGGGCCGGTGCCGGTCCCGGCCTCGCCGCCTGGTGCGGTCGAGGCCGTTTCGTTGGCTCCCGGCGCGGGGACCGGCAGGCGGGCTGATCCTCCTGCGGGACGGGCCGCACGAGGCTGCCGGCCAGCCCTGGCCCCCTGTTCCTGCCAATCGAGCAGCCGAGTCTTTTCTTTAAGGATGTGTCCCATGAAGGTTACAGGTGCCCAGGCGTTCATCAAGTGTCTGGAGGAGCAGCGGATCGACACCATCTTCGGGTTTCCCGGCGGCGCGGTGATCGATCTGTATGACGAGCTGACGCGGTCCAGCATCAACCATGTGCTGGTCCGCCACGAGCAGGCAGCGGTGCATGCCGCCGACGCCTACGCCCGGGTGCGGGGCGACGTCGGCGTGGCCCTGGTGACCTCCGGCCCCGGTGCCACCAACACCGTGACCGGCATCGCCTCGGCCTACATGGACTCCATCCCCATCGTCGTCTTCACCGGTCAGGTGCCCACCCGCCTCATTGGCAACGACGCCTTCCAGGAGGTGGACATCGTCGGCATCACCCGGCCCTGCACCAAGCACAACTATCTGGTGAAGGAGGGCAAGGACCTCATCCCCACCATCCGGGAGGCCTTCCACATCGCCCGCACGGGCCGTCCCGGGCCGGTGCTCGTGGACCTGCCCAAGGACGTGGTGGCGGCGAGCCTGGAATGGATCGAGCCCAAGCCCATCCGGATGCGGACCTACCGCCCCAACTACGAGCCCCATCCCGGCCAGGTGGAGAAGGCCTGCCGGGCGATCCAGAAGGCCAAGCGGCCGGTGATCTATGCCGGCGGCGGGGTCATCC from Thermodesulfobacteriota bacterium includes:
- a CDS encoding ATP-binding protein encodes the protein MPRPSPIRRKTSLLFVSPWLLLAALALLALIIAVFAIHNLQRERRLVVSNLVHRGQALAHFVAAGARAGMMGMPGGADRLQDLMAEAATAPDIEYLAVVGEDGKVVAASAAELLDTVLARDSASLEEGPGGVRWHLLDGRGATGRVLEVVSPFDPFRRPPPRQGRRWRQPLAGGPGPPPGPLDGAPGASGWCRNLLEPPPGAPVRYQLLVGLDPAELDQVLAEDRLQIAFLGLALLLVGAGGLISLWAVQSYRVSQEALASVQAFTALIVSRLPVGIVAVDGQGRINTLNRVAEGLFGLSAAGARGRAPAEILPAAIAPLLATPGNGEVLDQELVLAAATGKTHFLAASAVPVVSPEGAAMGRVLLLHDLSELKELEARLRRHDRLAALGRMAAGVAHEVRNPLSSIKGFATFLAGKLPAASREQGIAELLASEVERLDRSIGALLDYTRPLPLRLEAVAMAPFLDTALALMASDAAELGVRIETAYAPDLPVVQADQDRLKQVFLNLFLNALQAMPAGGVLAVQAAAGPRGGVEIRVADTGPGIPAQILDRVMEPYVTTKANGTGLGLAIASKIVEEHGGSLTLANRPEGGAEARLTLPAQPPGPGAAESRPG
- a CDS encoding adenylate/guanylate cyclase domain-containing protein, which encodes MASRLAFLGRARLLPRAVGLVLAAAMLWLHMADPIFLQDFRERGFDLLLRRLPGKPAGTPIIIVDIDSKSLAGLGQWPWPRTVLAETLRIIASGGPKAVGLDIVFAEPDRTSPREVAASLAGVATPDTLAEIQALPDHDQALAGALLASPTVLGFVFGFDEAVATANQPMARPGRFAVRGFDPSPWLFQALYADANLPLLEGAAVASGFFNIFPDTDGLVRKVPLLMAYGQEIYPSLMLETLATGLGSPTVVLRLAQTGKGLVSSGVKYELKIGEHIVPTDEQGAMRIRYCGPAFSFPYLSLVDVLDGTVAPEVFAGAYVLVGTSAPGLMDIRATPTAQIFPGVEIHAHALNTILTGAHLRRPDWIPGLEQAYLAVVSLLLIILLPRIGAIPGGVLVLATSAGLGFASYWLFAHRGFLLDMLYPLLTTASLFTSGTFLNFVFKERESRKIRGAFGHYVSPAVVHELLQHPERLTLTGEERPMTILFSDIRGFTSISEGMTPQELCQFINEYLTPMTQLILDARGTVDKFIGDAIMAFWNAPQDDPEHAVHACQAALAMLRRLPVLNREWQARGLKPIGIGVGIHSGPARVGNMGSDQRFDYTAMGDTVNLASRLEGVNKLYGTGIIASAATRDLVTGRGFAFRQLDRVRVKGKGEPVTIFELVEEEARLSDDDRAELAVHAELLAAYGRREFAAAAAGFTALAGRHDRLLYRLYAERASQHLATPPPADWEPVTNLTSK
- a CDS encoding FecR domain-containing protein is translated as MPPARHLLPLVVVLGLLVAGSALAADLVGRVAVMEGEASAVAENGQRRALAPRAPIEANDTIETGQAGKVQIFFLDETVFTVGPDSAVKIDRFVFDPQSSAGELLANAARGTFRMVTGKISRHNPDRVQVKTPAATIGIRGCYLVGSINPAQQSLTLLFLGGLQGAERGIYAQNEAGATGLTIAGFGVEVAGPQQPPSPPVQFGIDQIRGLLAPTEIQSPAGGGPAGGPSGDSGTGGGDAGAGGDAGDGGGDAGDGGGDAGTGGDAAAGGGDAGNGGGGAGTGQGQDGNVGGWGGVNGSDAGGGAGDGGTPTFSPTTTSEQLDRLNTVIPPRVEETLPTAPTVPKPPPVD
- a CDS encoding porin family protein — protein: MGSRLSRHGLLYLVFAATLAGGFSPVQTWAEAPGVALGRARDLAAAGQGAAAYDLLWQAVLEEPTHLGLNFELGRLAMELGLYENAAATFERILMLDPNQPRSRYELAKAYFELKAYALAEEEFQKVLAAQPPPEVQQAVARYLDELAARQSRHQLEFSGQLGLTYDTNANAGPGAGVVTTSLGPVPVTAEGGPQADWGTVLGLALDHRYALAGGDSWVWQSHGGVNSTLYHDKHAFDLAILSLATGPAQVIPDRRLEMAVTVDAITYGSDDYAQFYGLAPAGTWRLASSLFLNGEAALQKRAYSADDDRDGTYGSIQVTPRLFWGDNRYMVQWRLGWAREDARAGHKSWDGPEAAIGLYSHLVADLTGYLQLGFQDVRYDAQDPSFPELQADKRYRALASLASPLPWWDLAASLAFQYTRNTSTLDVYDYTRRQTTLLLTRRF
- the mqnB gene encoding futalosine hydrolase, which codes for MILVATATGLEMEPLLSRLDAVSGLEPFCVGMGPVEAAARLARHLASLPALPAALLLVGVGGAYPDSGLGIGDLAVAATEVLADTGVRLRDRLEPFDESRLPLCTRFRLDPELGRQAAAILARAGRPCPAAAFATVAATSGTTAAGLAIRDQFRVAVENMEGAAVARVCQLFGVPLVELRAMSNLVQDRDQASWDLPAACLKAAEAGALVAAALAGHGDLPL
- a CDS encoding 1,4-dihydroxy-6-naphthoate synthase; the encoded protein is MSSHPVSLAFSPCPNDTFIFHGLAHGLLPPGSPAFTPPVLADVETLNTWALAGRFDVTKLSCHALGLVLDQYVLLEAGAALGRGCGPLVVARERLERAGLARLTVAIPGRLTTAALLFGLWAPEAKRLVAMPFSEIMPAVAAGRVDAGVIIHEGRFTFPDYGLQAVADLGAWWEEESGQPIPLGGIAARRSLGAPLIAAIDAAVRASVRLAQDTPGATSAYVRAHAQELAAPVIAQHIALYVNDFSLNLGATGRAAVRHFLARGRAVGLLPDQPGASGQPLFVSELRPDGEPACPAGHNPG